The following are encoded in a window of Mustela nigripes isolate SB6536 chromosome 1, MUSNIG.SB6536, whole genome shotgun sequence genomic DNA:
- the C1H11orf86 gene encoding uncharacterized protein C11orf86 homolog isoform X1, producing MGSGPRSQSLRGPRPTYGKLQEPWGKPRESRLRRALSLTQGHEKSRPSIEGSERLDMPSQEWLPRGPEDTERLIQAQQGKRQQWRKQYQQQVRRRWKSFVSSFPGVTLSRQASPQPPQGTTS from the exons ATGGGGTCGGGCCCACGCAGCCAGTCCTTGCGAGGACCACGGCCCACCTACGGCAAActccaggagccctgggggaAGCCTCGAGAGAGCAGACTGCGCAGGGCACTGAGCCTCACGCAGGGGCATGAGAAGTCCAGGCCCTCCATCGAAGGCTCAGAAAGGCTGGACATGCCCAGTCAGGAGTGGCTGCCACGGGGCCCGGAGGACACGGAGCGGCTCATCCAGGCCCAGCAAGGAAAAAGGCAGCAGTGGCGGAAGCAGTATCAGCAG CAGGTGAGGAGAAGATGGAAGAGCTTTGTCTCCAGCTTCCCAGGTGTGACCCTGAGCCGGCAagcctccccacagccccctcaGGGCACCACCAGCTAA
- the C1H11orf86 gene encoding uncharacterized protein C11orf86 homolog isoform X2, which translates to MGSGPRSQSLRGPRPTYGKLQEPWGKPRESRLRRALSLTQGHEKSRPSIEGSERLDMPSQEWLPRGPEDTERLIQAQQGKRQQWRKQYQQVRRRWKSFVSSFPGVTLSRQASPQPPQGTTS; encoded by the exons ATGGGGTCGGGCCCACGCAGCCAGTCCTTGCGAGGACCACGGCCCACCTACGGCAAActccaggagccctgggggaAGCCTCGAGAGAGCAGACTGCGCAGGGCACTGAGCCTCACGCAGGGGCATGAGAAGTCCAGGCCCTCCATCGAAGGCTCAGAAAGGCTGGACATGCCCAGTCAGGAGTGGCTGCCACGGGGCCCGGAGGACACGGAGCGGCTCATCCAGGCCCAGCAAGGAAAAAGGCAGCAGTGGCGGAAGCAGTATCAGCAG GTGAGGAGAAGATGGAAGAGCTTTGTCTCCAGCTTCCCAGGTGTGACCCTGAGCCGGCAagcctccccacagccccctcaGGGCACCACCAGCTAA